One genomic segment of Suttonella sp. R2A3 includes these proteins:
- a CDS encoding ectoine synthase: MIVRTLKECEGTSREVHSGTKTWDSVRMLLKEDGMGYSFHITTVYAGVEMYVHYKHHLQAVYCMSGNGELESVANGEVHPIEAGTLYIMDQYDKHRLRGGTEDMKLACIFNPPIIGQEVHRRDGSFPPTK; the protein is encoded by the coding sequence ATGATTGTACGTACGTTAAAAGAATGTGAAGGAACGAGTCGTGAGGTTCATTCTGGCACAAAAACCTGGGACAGCGTACGTATGCTACTCAAAGAAGATGGAATGGGCTACTCGTTTCATATCACCACCGTTTATGCCGGTGTCGAAATGTACGTTCATTACAAACACCATCTTCAAGCGGTTTATTGCATGAGTGGCAACGGTGAGCTTGAATCCGTGGCCAATGGCGAAGTGCACCCCATCGAAGCGGGCACGCTCTATATCATGGATCAGTATGATAAACATAGATTGCGTGGTGGCACAGAAGACATGAAGCTGGCGTGTATATTTAACCCGCCGATCATTGGTCAAGAAGTGCACCGTCGTGATGGTTCATTTCCGCCAACCAAATGA
- a CDS encoding ectoine synthase, translating into MIVRRLKECEGTDRQVHSETKTWDSVRMLLKDDGMGFSFHITTIYAGGETHIHYKHHLESVYCMSGNGEIETLADGKVYPIKEGTLYILDQNDEHILRGGTQDMKMACVFNPPITGNEVHRPDGSYAPAE; encoded by the coding sequence ATGATTGTACGGAGATTAAAAGAATGTGAAGGTACGGACCGTCAGGTTCATTCTGAAACCAAAACATGGGACAGCGTGCGCATGCTGCTCAAAGATGATGGGATGGGCTTCTCGTTTCATATCACCACCATTTATGCCGGTGGTGAAACGCACATCCATTACAAACACCACCTCGAATCGGTTTATTGCATGAGCGGTAACGGCGAGATCGAAACGCTGGCCGATGGCAAAGTGTACCCGATTAAAGAGGGCACGCTCTACATCTTAGATCAGAATGATGAGCATATCTTGCGTGGCGGCACCCAAGACATGAAGATGGCGTGTGTATTTAACCCGCCGATCACAGGGAATGAAGTACACCGTCCTGATGGATCGTATGCGCCAGCAGAATAA